The Nocardioides panzhihuensis genome has a segment encoding these proteins:
- a CDS encoding MCE family protein gives MPKRNTMRRAVQTFVGVIAGAMVLTGCGTFSVYDLPLPGGVDAGNDAISVTAQFQDVLDLVPQSTVKLEDIDVGKIDKVWLDDGVATVEMLLKKNVDLPTNVRASIQQTSLLGEKFVALERPAEPEPTKLDDGSTIPLAQTGRNPEIEEVFSALSLLLNGGGVAQLKTISTELNKALAGREDAARSVLHQVEQLARELDNNKEKIVAAIEALDALAKATNAQMGSIDAALDELPSAIASIDTQRADLVKMLKALQRLGDTGVRVIRASKDNTIGIVKDLQPVLSNLADSGDDFVRSMNTILTYPFVDAAVGGSPQTARNLHQGDFVNLDVTLDLNLDTLLQNAPRVGDTVCWGLDEINRHIKTFPDEKTALDWLNNLTNVCNEGGLAGAIDTCQEALTGQSNAPAECVTGLLRSIGKTLEGVLGLGMTSPNSGGSTADDGSGCVLILFCRAGATPGTHAVTYDELSKELDPGLTSLMIPALSTSSNTHQEGVS, from the coding sequence ATGCCGAAGCGGAACACGATGAGGCGCGCCGTCCAGACGTTCGTCGGCGTGATCGCCGGCGCCATGGTGCTGACCGGCTGTGGGACCTTCTCCGTCTACGACCTCCCGCTCCCGGGTGGCGTGGACGCCGGCAACGATGCGATCTCGGTGACGGCGCAGTTCCAGGACGTCCTGGACCTGGTGCCGCAGTCGACGGTCAAGCTCGAGGACATCGACGTCGGCAAGATCGACAAGGTCTGGCTCGACGATGGTGTCGCGACCGTCGAGATGCTGCTCAAGAAGAACGTCGACCTGCCGACCAACGTGCGGGCCTCCATCCAGCAGACCTCACTGCTCGGCGAGAAGTTCGTCGCCCTGGAGCGTCCCGCCGAGCCGGAGCCGACCAAGCTCGACGACGGCTCGACCATCCCGCTGGCGCAGACCGGGCGCAACCCGGAGATCGAAGAGGTCTTCAGTGCGCTGAGCCTGCTGCTCAACGGCGGCGGCGTAGCCCAGCTGAAGACGATCTCGACAGAGCTCAACAAGGCGCTCGCCGGTCGGGAGGACGCGGCCCGCTCCGTTCTCCACCAGGTGGAGCAGCTGGCGCGCGAGCTCGACAACAACAAGGAGAAGATCGTCGCGGCCATCGAGGCGCTCGATGCGCTGGCGAAGGCCACCAACGCGCAGATGGGCTCCATCGACGCCGCGCTCGACGAGCTGCCCTCGGCGATCGCGAGCATCGACACGCAGCGCGCCGATCTGGTCAAGATGCTCAAGGCCCTCCAGCGGCTCGGCGACACCGGCGTACGTGTCATCCGGGCGTCCAAGGACAACACCATCGGCATCGTGAAGGACCTTCAGCCGGTCCTCTCGAACCTGGCCGACTCGGGTGACGACTTCGTCCGGTCGATGAACACGATCCTCACCTACCCGTTCGTCGACGCGGCCGTCGGTGGTTCGCCGCAGACCGCCCGCAACCTGCACCAGGGTGACTTCGTCAACCTCGACGTCACCCTCGACCTCAACCTCGACACGCTGCTCCAGAACGCGCCGCGGGTCGGCGACACCGTCTGCTGGGGTCTCGACGAGATCAACCGCCACATCAAGACCTTCCCCGACGAGAAGACCGCTCTCGACTGGCTCAACAACCTCACCAACGTCTGCAACGAGGGCGGGCTGGCCGGCGCCATCGACACCTGCCAGGAGGCGCTGACCGGACAGTCGAACGCGCCCGCGGAGTGCGTGACGGGCCTGCTCCGATCCATCGGGAAGACCCTCGAAGGTGTTCTCGGGCTCGGGATGACCTCGCCCAACAGCGGCGGGAGCACCGCCGACGACGGCTCCGGGTGCGTCCTGATCCTGTTCTGTCGGGCCGGCGCCACACCAGGGACGCATGCGGTGACCTACGACGAGCTGAGCAAGGAGCTCGACCCCGGTCTGACCTCGCTGATGATCCCGGCTCTGAGCACCTCGAGCAACACCCACCAGGAGGGCGTCTCATGA
- a CDS encoding MCE family protein, producing the protein MNKIIVPIIIGALVLGIGAWALVRDTGEKTLVAHFPRTVSLYEGSDLRVLGVAVGKVTEVEPNGTDVKVTMEYDSDVHLPADAKAVVISPSIVGDRYVQATPAYDGGKKLADGAVLSTAKTSVPVELDQIYSSVDDLVVAIGPDGANKNGALTDLLQQTAKNLGGQGEKINSTVGDLGKLTKTLDNRDEQFFNSAEQLEGFVGTLAENDQTVRDFAQALAEVSSMLEGEREELAASMKNLSVALTKVTQFVRDNKAILREDIQGLNRIAKVLVRQRKALDESLQTAPLALNNLGLAYNPETGTLDTNANITMVLDEILENPASFLCSLVDQATNGSSAETCSQIRQLPGLNRSAAIGLGTGSSYGVPYDMSLGGLVEVKE; encoded by the coding sequence ATGAACAAAATCATCGTCCCGATCATCATCGGCGCTCTGGTCCTCGGCATCGGAGCGTGGGCGCTGGTGCGCGACACCGGCGAGAAGACGCTGGTGGCCCACTTCCCACGCACCGTCTCGCTCTACGAGGGCAGCGATCTGCGGGTGCTCGGTGTCGCTGTCGGCAAGGTGACCGAGGTCGAGCCGAACGGCACCGACGTCAAGGTCACCATGGAGTACGACAGCGACGTCCACCTGCCCGCGGACGCGAAGGCCGTGGTCATCTCGCCCTCGATCGTCGGCGACCGCTACGTCCAGGCGACCCCTGCGTACGACGGTGGGAAGAAGCTGGCCGACGGCGCGGTGCTGAGCACCGCCAAGACCTCGGTCCCGGTCGAGCTCGACCAGATCTACTCCAGCGTCGACGACCTGGTGGTCGCGATCGGTCCCGACGGCGCCAACAAGAACGGCGCCCTCACCGACCTGCTGCAGCAGACCGCGAAGAACCTCGGCGGGCAGGGCGAGAAGATCAACTCGACCGTCGGCGACCTCGGCAAGCTGACCAAGACGCTCGACAACCGCGACGAGCAGTTCTTCAACTCCGCCGAGCAGCTCGAGGGCTTCGTCGGCACCCTCGCCGAGAACGACCAGACCGTACGCGACTTCGCCCAGGCCCTCGCGGAGGTCTCCTCGATGCTCGAGGGCGAGCGCGAAGAGCTCGCCGCATCGATGAAGAACCTCTCGGTGGCGCTGACCAAGGTGACCCAGTTCGTCAGGGACAACAAGGCGATCCTGCGCGAGGACATCCAGGGGCTCAACCGGATCGCGAAGGTCCTCGTGCGGCAGCGCAAGGCGCTCGACGAGAGCCTTCAGACGGCGCCGCTGGCGCTCAACAACCTGGGCCTGGCCTACAACCCGGAGACCGGCACGCTCGACACCAACGCCAACATCACCATGGTGCTCGACGAGATCCTGGAGAACCCGGCGTCGTTCCTGTGCAGCCTGGTGGACCAGGCGACGAACGGCAGCAGCGCCGAGACCTGCTCCCAGATCCGACAGCTGCCGGGCCTGAACCGGTCCGCGGCGATCGGTCTCGGCACCGGTTCGTCCTATGGGGTCCCCTACGACATGTCGCTCGGCGGCCTGGTGGAGGTGAAGGAATGA
- a CDS encoding MCE family protein, producing MIPFRERNPVKIGAVSIAVLVMLMVMAFKADSLPLIGGGTTYYANFSEAGGLKTGDEVRVAGVRVGKVDSIELDGNQVKVGFKIREKVNFGESSGAGVRVKTLLGDMFLELQPAGDGQMRAGATIPVDRTESPYDVVEAFEGLADTSANIDKDQLAAALTTLADLTRSTPEEFQAALTGVSDLSRNLAAKDERIESLLTQLDRVTKVLDERDEDLITLMNDANQLFTALVERREAVHNLLISTQQLSKELSQLVDDSRADLKPALESLDVILDVFTKNEESLEKSLQLLAPFYKVFNNTLGNGPWWDTYIQNMPPVPALTGGRTP from the coding sequence ATGATTCCCTTCCGCGAACGTAACCCTGTCAAGATCGGCGCCGTCTCGATCGCCGTCCTCGTCATGCTGATGGTGATGGCCTTCAAGGCCGACAGCCTGCCGCTGATCGGCGGCGGCACAACCTACTACGCCAACTTCTCCGAGGCCGGTGGCCTGAAGACCGGCGACGAGGTCCGGGTGGCCGGTGTCCGTGTCGGCAAGGTCGACTCGATCGAGCTCGACGGCAACCAGGTCAAGGTCGGCTTCAAGATCCGCGAGAAGGTCAACTTCGGCGAGAGCTCCGGGGCGGGCGTACGGGTGAAGACGCTGCTCGGTGACATGTTCCTCGAGCTGCAGCCGGCCGGCGACGGCCAGATGCGAGCGGGTGCCACCATCCCGGTGGACCGCACCGAGTCCCCCTACGACGTCGTCGAGGCCTTCGAGGGTCTGGCCGACACCTCCGCCAACATCGACAAGGATCAGCTCGCCGCGGCGCTCACCACGCTCGCTGATCTGACCCGGTCGACGCCGGAGGAGTTCCAGGCCGCCCTCACCGGCGTCTCGGACCTCTCCCGCAACCTGGCCGCCAAGGACGAGCGCATCGAGTCGCTGCTCACCCAGCTCGACCGGGTGACCAAGGTGCTCGACGAGCGCGACGAGGACCTAATCACCCTGATGAACGATGCCAACCAGCTCTTCACGGCGCTGGTCGAGCGTCGGGAGGCTGTCCACAACCTGCTCATCTCCACCCAGCAGCTCTCGAAGGAGCTCTCCCAGCTGGTCGACGACAGCCGAGCCGACCTCAAGCCCGCGCTCGAGAGCCTCGACGTGATCCTCGACGTGTTCACGAAGAACGAGGAGAGCCTGGAGAAGTCGCTGCAGCTGCTGGCGCCGTTCTACAAGGTCTTCAACAACACCCTGGGCAACGGCCCCTGGTGGGACACCTACATCCAGAACATGCCTCCCGTCCCGGCTCTCACAGGAGGGAGGACCCCATGA
- a CDS encoding MCE family protein yields MSATKLFDAKTFQDFWKLVVFIIVTTLATALLAITIGNVTFGRTDEYKAVFTDVTGVNKGDDVRIAGVKVGSVKGIEISDDARTAVVTFTVDSAQQIATTTEATIKYRNLIGQRYLALTNQLVGDSSAMQEGQTIPVGQTHPALDLTVLFNGFKPLFQALSPNDVNTLSYEIVQVFQGEGGTLESLLSHTASLTSTLAEKDQIINALIDNLTEVLEHVGDREKELSRLIVTFRDFVGGLNNDREAILGSLDQISALSVETADLVHEVKDPLLEDLREARRFSDEVAKDKKQLDDALQLQPIKLDKIGATATYGGWFNFYLCGLRGTIRDAEGKDQFIDLYKPGQARCNLG; encoded by the coding sequence ATGAGCGCAACGAAGCTCTTCGACGCCAAGACCTTCCAGGACTTCTGGAAGCTGGTCGTCTTCATCATCGTCACGACGCTGGCCACCGCTCTGCTCGCGATCACGATCGGCAACGTCACGTTCGGTCGGACCGATGAGTACAAGGCGGTCTTCACCGACGTCACAGGCGTGAACAAGGGCGACGACGTACGCATCGCCGGGGTCAAGGTCGGCTCGGTCAAGGGCATCGAGATCTCCGACGACGCGCGCACCGCAGTGGTCACCTTCACGGTCGACAGCGCGCAGCAGATCGCGACCACGACCGAGGCGACGATCAAGTACCGCAACCTGATCGGTCAGCGCTACCTCGCGCTGACCAACCAGCTGGTGGGCGACTCGTCGGCGATGCAGGAGGGCCAGACCATCCCGGTCGGACAGACCCATCCGGCGCTCGATCTGACGGTCCTCTTCAACGGGTTCAAGCCGCTCTTCCAGGCGCTGTCGCCCAACGATGTCAACACCCTCTCCTACGAGATCGTCCAGGTCTTCCAGGGCGAGGGCGGCACCTTGGAGAGCCTGCTCTCCCACACGGCCTCGCTGACCTCGACGCTGGCCGAGAAGGACCAGATCATCAATGCCCTGATCGACAACCTCACCGAGGTGCTCGAGCACGTGGGCGACCGGGAGAAGGAGCTCTCCAGGCTGATCGTGACCTTCCGTGACTTCGTCGGCGGGCTCAACAACGACCGCGAGGCGATCCTCGGGTCGCTCGACCAGATCTCGGCGCTCTCCGTGGAGACCGCTGACCTGGTGCACGAGGTGAAGGACCCGCTCCTGGAGGACCTGCGCGAGGCCCGGAGGTTCTCCGACGAGGTCGCCAAGGACAAGAAGCAGCTCGACGACGCCCTCCAGCTCCAGCCGATCAAGCTGGACAAGATCGGTGCGACGGCGACCTACGGCGGCTGGTTCAACTTCTACCTCTGCGGTCTGCGGGGCACGATCCGGGACGCTGAGGGCAAGGACCAGTTCATCGATCTCTACAAGCCCGGTCAAGCGAGGTGCAACCTCGGATGA
- a CDS encoding MCE family protein, translating into MITRRTKMQLMVFLLITLVGVSFVGARYARLGSLFVKDHYVVVAHFAQSGGIYEDAEVDYRGVKIGQVGELVLNRTGVDVTLKIDKDWQDEIPADSLAVVGNRSAVGEQYVELQPQSKGAPYLEDGSEIARAATTTPLPTEKLLEDVATTVNSVDQKALTTTVDELGKSFAGTGQDLQTIIDTGTAFVETADQNFALTTQLIRDSNTVLQGQLDSSSAIKSFASDLELFTGTLAGSNKDLIKLIESGSASSVELRQFLEQNEVEISELLNEVLVTGKVVRKNLPGLKHLLSIFPTVVEGSFAVVDVGNPGLAQAHFGMALTTQTPCKQGYESTKKRSPLDLDSRPFNTEVSCTEDPTKSNARGSSQLPRAAAGETGSIATFDPETGELTWSDMEDASVSTAAPSSYGDDAWKWLYLQPMETE; encoded by the coding sequence ATGATCACCCGCCGGACGAAGATGCAGCTGATGGTCTTCTTGCTGATCACCCTCGTCGGGGTCAGCTTCGTGGGTGCGCGCTACGCCCGCCTGGGCTCCCTGTTCGTCAAGGACCACTACGTCGTGGTCGCCCACTTCGCCCAGTCCGGCGGCATCTACGAGGATGCCGAGGTCGATTACAGAGGCGTCAAGATCGGCCAGGTCGGTGAGCTGGTGCTCAACCGCACCGGTGTCGACGTGACCCTCAAGATCGACAAGGACTGGCAGGACGAGATCCCGGCAGACAGCCTCGCCGTGGTCGGCAACCGTTCGGCCGTCGGCGAGCAGTACGTCGAGCTGCAGCCGCAGTCCAAGGGCGCGCCCTACCTGGAGGACGGGTCGGAGATCGCCCGTGCCGCCACGACCACGCCGCTGCCGACCGAGAAGCTTCTCGAGGACGTCGCCACGACGGTGAACTCTGTCGACCAGAAGGCGCTCACGACGACCGTCGACGAGCTCGGCAAGAGCTTCGCCGGCACCGGTCAGGACCTGCAGACCATCATCGACACCGGCACCGCCTTCGTGGAGACGGCCGACCAGAACTTCGCGCTCACCACGCAGCTGATCCGGGACAGCAACACCGTCCTCCAGGGACAGCTGGACAGCAGCTCGGCGATCAAGTCGTTCGCGTCAGACCTGGAGCTGTTCACCGGCACGCTGGCGGGCTCCAACAAGGACCTGATCAAGCTGATCGAGAGCGGTTCGGCCAGCTCCGTCGAGCTGCGGCAGTTCCTGGAGCAGAACGAGGTCGAGATCAGCGAGCTCCTCAACGAGGTGCTGGTGACCGGCAAGGTCGTCCGGAAGAACCTCCCGGGCCTCAAGCACCTGCTCTCGATCTTCCCGACCGTGGTCGAGGGCAGCTTCGCGGTCGTCGACGTCGGCAACCCCGGCCTGGCGCAGGCCCACTTCGGCATGGCGCTGACCACCCAGACGCCGTGCAAGCAGGGTTACGAGAGCACGAAGAAGCGGAGCCCGCTGGATCTGGACAGCCGTCCGTTCAACACGGAGGTCTCCTGCACCGAGGACCCGACCAAGTCGAACGCTCGCGGTTCCAGCCAGCTGCCGCGTGCGGCTGCTGGTGAGACCGGATCGATCGCGACCTTCGACCCCGAGACCGGCGAGCTCACCTGGAGCGACATGGAGGACGCCTCGGTCTCGACCGCTGCTCCGTCCTCCTACGGCGACGACGCCTGGAAGTGGCTCTACCTCCAGCCGATGGAGACCGAGTAG
- a CDS encoding J domain-containing protein, with protein MSSPMSSPTWYDLLDVEPDAASADIRAAWKAAIADLDPTDRRFRTLNEAAAVLLDEEKRAAYDAELAAREEAADEDAADEDAAEEDAVDEVPVDEDALDDETVFVEAGAVADVHDAPDPDADGPDAEVKESAGRTLPVLPTWGLIAAGALALAAVVAAGVVFFGQEKVATVSNNNVTTSTVEGAVGKQITRNHKLLVEEQGAEALEAAKKAVVPLLSYDHSKMDESKSKAHEVMTKDYREDYDRLFAVLVDNVPKTKTVVKTLAPVDAGVIRVSEETVQVLVLVDRQVTNAQRSTPIGYQEYAMLTMAKVGDEWLVDKVETRPSKD; from the coding sequence ATGAGCTCACCGATGAGCAGCCCGACCTGGTACGACCTGCTCGACGTCGAGCCCGACGCCGCCAGCGCCGACATCCGCGCCGCGTGGAAGGCCGCGATCGCCGATCTGGATCCGACCGACCGCCGCTTCCGGACCCTCAACGAAGCCGCTGCCGTCCTGCTGGACGAGGAGAAGCGGGCTGCGTACGACGCTGAGCTGGCCGCTCGCGAGGAGGCTGCCGACGAGGACGCCGCCGACGAGGACGCCGCCGAGGAAGACGCGGTCGACGAAGTCCCGGTCGACGAGGACGCGCTCGACGATGAGACCGTTTTCGTCGAGGCTGGGGCGGTCGCGGACGTACACGACGCTCCGGACCCTGACGCCGACGGCCCAGACGCCGAGGTGAAGGAGTCCGCCGGTCGTACGCTGCCGGTGCTCCCGACGTGGGGGCTGATCGCCGCCGGTGCGCTGGCCCTGGCTGCGGTCGTCGCCGCCGGAGTGGTCTTCTTCGGCCAGGAGAAGGTCGCCACCGTCTCCAACAACAACGTCACCACCAGCACGGTCGAGGGCGCGGTCGGCAAGCAGATCACCCGCAACCACAAGCTCCTGGTCGAGGAGCAGGGCGCCGAGGCGCTCGAGGCGGCGAAGAAGGCCGTCGTCCCGCTGCTCTCCTACGACCACAGCAAGATGGACGAGTCGAAGAGCAAGGCTCATGAGGTGATGACGAAGGACTACCGCGAGGACTACGACCGTCTCTTCGCCGTTCTCGTCGACAACGTCCCCAAGACGAAGACCGTGGTGAAGACCCTCGCGCCGGTCGACGCCGGCGTCATCCGGGTCTCCGAGGAGACCGTGCAGGTCCTGGTGCTGGTCGACCGCCAGGTCACCAACGCCCAGCGGAGCACCCCGATCGGCTACCAGGAGTACGCGATGCTCACGATGGCCAAGGTCGGTGACGAGTGGTTGGTGGACAAGGTCGAGACGCGGCCGAGCAAGGACTAG
- a CDS encoding MCE family protein, with protein MTETLSREGVEHHVPAPRKRSAVALAWGRQKGKVLGVVFIALVLAALTLTWAQFTNKFGNFEEITLKADRIGLQLPDRADVKVRGLIVGEVLEMKPTDEGAELTLGLFPDEISKVHPDVTGAILPKTLFGQKYVSLVPPETEFTESIQAGAVIEKTKMATEVQAVLRDLYPLLRTIQPADLNNTLNALATALEGRGDKLGESLDTLDSYLKRLNPEIPALIEDLELATEVSGTYQAVLPEIGQILRNSIVTATTLEDREVQLNKMLTDVTAFSNTADEFLDDNGDTLIQLGEVGRPVTQALARYAPMFPCLIGGMDILTDEFTEVFRNYTVHITLETIPHLTRPYSTKDKPRYGEDSGPQCGELPNASWNQDKPFAPFPNKDDGVDEPTGKGVMRSATGSTEYSALSYVGTSAEADVINELFAPGMGMSADEVPDLGALMLGPAARGAEVSYE; from the coding sequence ATGACTGAGACACTCAGCCGTGAAGGCGTCGAGCACCACGTGCCCGCTCCGCGCAAGCGGAGCGCGGTGGCGCTCGCCTGGGGCAGGCAGAAGGGGAAGGTCCTCGGGGTCGTCTTCATCGCGCTGGTCCTCGCGGCGCTCACCCTGACCTGGGCGCAGTTCACCAACAAGTTCGGCAACTTCGAGGAGATCACCCTCAAGGCCGACCGCATCGGCCTCCAGCTCCCCGACCGTGCCGACGTCAAGGTCCGTGGCCTGATCGTCGGCGAGGTCCTCGAGATGAAGCCGACCGACGAGGGCGCCGAGCTGACCCTGGGGCTGTTCCCCGACGAGATCAGCAAGGTCCACCCCGACGTGACCGGCGCGATCCTCCCCAAGACTCTCTTCGGTCAGAAGTACGTCTCGCTGGTCCCGCCTGAGACCGAGTTCACCGAGTCGATCCAGGCGGGTGCGGTCATCGAGAAGACGAAGATGGCCACCGAGGTCCAGGCCGTGCTGCGTGACCTCTACCCGCTGCTGCGGACGATCCAGCCGGCCGATCTCAACAACACGCTCAACGCGCTCGCCACCGCGCTCGAGGGGCGGGGCGACAAGCTCGGCGAGTCGCTGGACACCCTCGACTCCTACCTGAAGCGACTGAACCCCGAGATCCCGGCGCTGATCGAGGATCTCGAGCTCGCCACCGAGGTCTCGGGCACCTACCAGGCCGTGCTGCCGGAGATCGGCCAGATCCTCCGCAACTCCATCGTCACCGCGACCACGCTCGAGGACCGCGAGGTGCAGCTCAACAAGATGCTGACCGATGTCACCGCCTTCTCGAACACCGCTGACGAGTTCCTCGACGACAACGGCGACACGCTGATCCAGCTCGGTGAGGTCGGCCGGCCGGTCACCCAGGCGCTGGCCCGCTACGCGCCGATGTTCCCCTGCCTGATCGGAGGCATGGACATCCTCACCGACGAGTTCACCGAGGTGTTCCGCAACTACACCGTCCACATCACGCTGGAGACCATTCCGCACCTGACTCGTCCGTACTCGACCAAGGACAAGCCACGCTACGGCGAGGACAGCGGTCCTCAGTGCGGCGAGCTTCCGAACGCGTCGTGGAACCAGGACAAGCCGTTCGCCCCGTTCCCCAACAAGGACGACGGTGTCGACGAGCCCACCGGAAAGGGCGTCATGCGCTCCGCCACCGGGTCGACCGAGTACTCGGCCCTGTCATATGTCGGTACGTCGGCCGAGGCCGATGTCATCAACGAGCTGTTCGCCCCGGGTATGGGCATGAGCGCAGACGAGGTCCCGGACCTCGGCGCGCTGATGCTCGGTCCGGCCGCGCGTGGAGCGGAGGTGAGCTACGAATGA
- a CDS encoding MlaE family ABC transporter permease, giving the protein MATIKSIYEKPAKSLDHLGDELGFYLRAVAWFPRTLRRYKKEILRILAEVTLGSGALAVIGGTVGVILAMTFFTGAQVGLSGYTALDQLGTSAFSGFVSAYFNTREIAPLVAGIALAATVGCGFTAQLGAMRISEEVDALEVMAIPSLPFLVTTRMIGGLIAIVPLYVVGLLSSYVATRFTVILFYGQSAGTYDHYFNTFLPPVDVLWSFGKVLIFAVVVILIHCYHGYNASGGPAGVGVAVGKAVRTSIVAVSVLDLMLSMAIWGSTTTVRLAG; this is encoded by the coding sequence ATGGCAACCATCAAGTCGATCTACGAGAAGCCGGCCAAGAGCCTCGACCACCTCGGTGACGAGCTCGGCTTCTACCTGCGCGCGGTCGCGTGGTTCCCACGCACGCTCAGGCGCTACAAGAAGGAGATCCTCCGGATCCTCGCCGAGGTCACCCTCGGCTCCGGCGCGCTGGCCGTCATCGGCGGCACCGTCGGCGTGATCCTGGCGATGACCTTCTTCACCGGGGCCCAGGTCGGGCTCTCGGGCTACACCGCTCTCGACCAGCTCGGCACGTCGGCGTTCTCCGGGTTCGTGTCGGCCTACTTCAACACCCGCGAGATCGCCCCGCTGGTCGCGGGGATCGCGCTCGCGGCGACGGTCGGCTGCGGTTTCACCGCCCAGCTCGGCGCGATGCGAATCTCGGAGGAGGTCGACGCGCTCGAGGTGATGGCGATCCCGTCGCTGCCCTTCCTGGTCACGACCCGGATGATCGGCGGGCTGATCGCGATCGTCCCGCTCTACGTGGTCGGTCTGCTGTCCTCGTACGTCGCCACCCGGTTCACGGTGATCCTCTTCTACGGCCAGAGCGCCGGCACCTACGACCACTACTTCAACACCTTCCTGCCGCCCGTGGACGTGCTGTGGTCCTTCGGCAAGGTGCTGATCTTCGCGGTCGTGGTGATCCTGATCCACTGCTACCACGGCTACAACGCCTCCGGCGGTCCTGCCGGCGTCGGTGTCGCGGTCGGCAAGGCGGTGCGTACGAGCATCGTGGCCGTCTCCGTGCTCGACCTGATGCTCTCGATGGCGATCTGGGGCAGCACGACGACGGTGAGGTTGGCGGGATGA
- a CDS encoding MlaE family ABC transporter permease yields the protein MSSLTAARVLKPIGTAGSLFAFALDVGRAVFRRPFQFREFIQQAWFIASVTIVPTALVAIPFGAVIALQVGGLVAQFGAQSFVGSAAVLAVVQQAAPIATALLVAGAGGSAIAADLGARKIREELDAMMVLGIDPIQRLVVPRVLACMMIAVFLNGLVSIVGVMGGYVFNVIIQGGTPGAYLASFTALAQMADLWQGLAKALVFGLIAAIVASYMGMNAGGGPKGVGDAVNQSVVITFLLLFIVNFVMSAIFLQIIPSKSG from the coding sequence ATGTCATCCCTGACCGCCGCCAGGGTCCTGAAGCCGATCGGGACCGCTGGCTCGCTCTTCGCGTTCGCGCTGGATGTGGGGCGAGCCGTTTTCCGGCGACCCTTCCAGTTCCGCGAGTTCATCCAGCAGGCATGGTTCATCGCGTCGGTGACGATCGTCCCGACCGCGCTGGTCGCCATCCCTTTCGGTGCGGTCATCGCGTTGCAGGTCGGTGGCCTCGTGGCCCAGTTCGGCGCGCAGTCCTTCGTCGGGTCGGCCGCGGTCCTCGCGGTCGTCCAGCAGGCCGCCCCGATCGCGACCGCCCTGCTGGTCGCGGGTGCCGGTGGCTCGGCGATCGCCGCCGACCTCGGTGCCCGGAAGATCCGTGAAGAGCTCGACGCGATGATGGTTCTGGGCATCGACCCGATCCAGCGTCTGGTGGTCCCGCGGGTTCTCGCCTGCATGATGATCGCGGTCTTCCTCAACGGCTTGGTCTCGATCGTCGGCGTCATGGGCGGCTACGTCTTCAACGTCATCATCCAGGGCGGCACCCCCGGCGCCTACCTGGCCAGCTTCACCGCGCTCGCGCAGATGGCCGACCTGTGGCAGGGCCTCGCGAAAGCGCTCGTGTTCGGTCTGATCGCGGCGATCGTGGCGTCGTACATGGGCATGAACGCCGGTGGCGGCCCCAAGGGCGTGGGTGACGCCGTGAACCAGTCGGTCGTCATCACGTTCCTGTTGCTGTTCATCGTGAACTTCGTGATGAGCGCGATCTTCCTGCAGATCATCCCGAGCAAGTCCGGTTAG